From the Coffea eugenioides isolate CCC68of chromosome 1, Ceug_1.0, whole genome shotgun sequence genome, the window AATGCATCCCTCAATGGTTCTCTATCCTCTCCCACGGGTATGCGACTCAGATGGTCAGCTACTAAATTCTCTGAGCCCCTTTTATCCCTTATTTTCAGGTCAAATTCCTGTAGTAGCAATATCCACCTGATAAGCCTCGGCTTTGCATCTTTCTTGGTCATCAGGTACCTTAatgctgcatgatcagaaaatacAATCACTTTAGCACCTAACAGATATGACctgaatttttctaaagcaaaaattaCTGCAAGAAGCTCTTTCTCAGTGGTGGAGTAATTCAACTGGGCCCCATTCAATGCTCGGGATGCATAGTAGATGACGTGAGCTGCCTTCCCTACTCTCTGCCCCAATACAGCCCCTACAGCATGATCACTGGCATCGCACATGATCTCAAATGGTAGATTCCAGTCAGGGGGCTGGATGATTGGGGGTGAAGTCAACAATTCTTTCAGCTTGTCGAAGGCCTTCTCACATTTGTCATTGAATTCGAAGGTCACCTCTTTTTGTAAAAGTTAGAACAACGGGGccccaatttttgaaaaatccttgatgaaccttcGATACAAACCTGCATGTCCAAGAAAAGAACGCACCTCCCGCACATTCGCGGGGTAAGGTAATGCAGATATAGTGTCTATTTTAGCCTTGTCAACCTCGATACCCTTAGACGATACAATATGACCCAAGACTATCCCGTgctcaaccataaaatgacatttttttcaattaagcacaagattagtttctatacacctTATCAGGATCAACTTCAGGTTATCTAGACATgtatcaaaactatcaccatacacactgaaatcatccataaaaacTTCAATAATTTTCTCCACGTATTCAGAAAAAATACTTACCATACACCTCTGAAATGTTGCAGGTGCATTGCACAACCCAAATGGCATTCGTCTATAGGCAAAGGTCCCGAACGGGCACGTGAAGGttgtcttctcttgatcctctagTGCAATTGCTATCTGAAAGTATCCTGAGAATCCATCCAAAAAGCAATAGTAAGCCCTACAAGCTAAACGTTCAACCATCTGGTCAATGAAAGGGAGAGGGAAATGGTCCTTTTTAGTGACGGCGTTTAGCCTACGGTAGTCTATACACTGCCTCCATCCAGTGAGTTTGCGCACTGGCACGAGCTCTCCTGTTTGATTGGCCTCCACCGTCACCCCTGCCTTCTTTGGGACTACCTGGACCGGACTCACCCAGGGGCTATCAGATATTGCAAAAATAATCCCCACATCTAACAATTTTAGAATTTCTTTCTTTACAACTTCCATCATGAGGGGATTGAGCCTCCTTTGAGCCTGCCGTACAGGTTTGGCATCCTCTCCTAGTCTAATCCGGTGCATACAGATGGCCGGGCTGATCCCCTTAATGTCTGCGATTGTCCAACCTATCGCCTCCTTATGCTCTCTAAGGACCCTGATCAGTTTCTCCTCCTGAGTTTTTGACAGTGCCGATGAGATAATCACCGAGAGTGTCTCATTATCACCCAGGTATGCATATTTCAGGTGCTCTGGTAGAGGTTTCAACTCCAGTacaggtgcctgcaccacagatggcAATACCCTCTGGTGAGGTTCGGGAGTAAAAATAGGTAAGACTTCATACCTTTTCGTGGTGGTCTGCAATGAGTGTAATGCTCCTATTGTGCATTTTAGATCCTCGCTCCACTCCACCTCAGGAGTTGTCTCCAACTCGAGGTGCTTGGTTAGAGCCACCTCCAACTCATCCCTGCCATCAGTTTCAAACACTTCCTGCACTACAGGGTCAATAGCACTCACAGAGAAAACTGAGCTAAAGTTGGAGTTTGAAGGAAATTTCATAGtgtcaaaaatattgaaatgcacaattttcccatcaaattccatggataaggtacccttattaacatcaattttcgTTTGTGCTGTGCTCATAAAAGGTCTACCCAACAACAACGGTGAGGGATCAGGGGAGTGGTCATCATCCatatcaagtacataaaaatcaGTTGGAAACACCAAGTCATTAACTTTTACCAACACATTTTCAACCAACCCATCAGGATATGCATTAGCtcggtcagctaattgaatgattattccagtttcttttaatggaccCAATTTTAGAGAAGCATAGATAGATTTAGGCATGACATTTATTGATGCTCCCAAATCCAACATGGCCCTTCTGATCACAGTATTACCTATCCTACAgggaatagtaaacatacctgggtccccGCACTTGGGTGGAAGCTTCCTCTGCAGGACCGCTGACACATTCTCTCCAACAATAACCCGTTCATCTCCCCTCAACCGCCTTCGGTTGACACACAGGTCCCTTAGGAACTTTGCatattttggtacttgtttgATTGCGTCCAAGAGGGGGATATTTATCTCAACCTTGCGAAAAACCTCCAAGATCTCCTTCTCCTTATCCTGCTTCTTCGATTTttccaacctgctaggaaaaggaGGCGGGTTAGTTTTAGCTGTAATTACTGGGTCAGGAAGTACCCTTAGATCTGCACCATTGTTGTCCTCCCTTTCAAGCTCATTTTCGATTTTCTCTTCATCCTTGCCCTTAGGGATTACAGGTTCAGGcccctgaatttccttcccGCTCCTTAGGGTCATTGCGCTCACGTTCTTCGGATTCAATTCGGGCTGAGATGGCAATTTACCTTGGTTCTGGAAACCCAAACGGTTGATTGTTATGGCCATTTGACTTATCTGATTCCTCATATCCTGCATTTCGGAGTCCGCCCTTTGCTGATTCTGCGCCATGGTTGCCATCATTTGTTTCATCTCCTCCAAAGATGGACCAGAGTTTGGGGACGGAGGTGGTCGGGGTTGGTATTGCTGCTGGTACCCTGGTGGCCTATTTGGCACGAAATTAGACTGCCTGTTCGGTGTAAAGTTGGGTTGCCTATTCCCTCCATAACTGAGGTTGGGATGATCTCTCCACCCGGGGTTGTAGGTGCCTGAGTAAGGGTCGTACTGCTTccttggcgcgggcgcgtggtCAGCCAGGTTCACCTGTTCTGCATTTTCTTCCTGAATCATTGGGCACATGTCTGCAGAGTGACCTATACCAGTGCAGATCCCGCACACCCTGGCCAATGATGCATTTCTCACAGCCTGTTGCCTAACAAACGCGGTCAATTCAGTCAACTGCTGCTGGACAGAAGGTGTCTCTATCTCATTCACCTTGCGTATTGGGACATCCTCTCTTGTCCCGAACTGTTATGAATTTTCTGTCATTCCCTCTATCAACTCCCGTGCTTCCTGAGGGGTTTTGTTCATCagtgcccctccacttgcagcatcaattatGCTCCTGTCTCTGAAAAGGAGCCCCTCATAAACATACTGAATGAGCAACTGCTCACTTATTCGCTGCCGGGGACACCTGCGCAGCAAGTTCTTATACCGTTCCCAATACTCATAAAGTGACTCCCCTGGATGCTGCTTGATCCCACAAATTTCTTTCCTCAGACTTGCGGCCTTGGacgcaggaaaatatttatccaaaaaatttttcttcagttggtcccacgtggtgatgCTGCCTGGTGACAGATAGTACAGCCAATCATTCGCAGAATCTTTCAAGGAGAAGgggaatgccctcatttttatctgctcttctgtGATCCCCGGGGGTTTCATACTATTGCACACGACATCAAACTCCTGCAGATGCTTAAATGGCTCTtcacctggtaaaccatgaaaagagGGTAAAAGGTGAATTAGACCTGATTTCAATTCAAATGAagtgttttcactcaaactcGGGAAAGTGATGCATAAAGGCTGCTGGTTTAAATCAgaagcagccaactcccttagtgttcgtGCGTTGGCCATGGTGCCTTCCTCCTGGTCAGAGTCACTTGAAGTGTCACCACACGAATCTGTTGGTTCAACTTCTGACTCGGACCTCTGAGATGTAGTACTGGAGTGCTCTtctctgagctgtctggttTCCTTTCTCGTTCTACGTGCGGTCTTCTCTACCTCAggatcaaaaatcaaatcacctGTACGAGAGGATCGAGGCATACACTagaaggaaaccagaaaattaggacaaaacatgaatttaaaaagaaacaaataataacgccagtccccgacatcggcgccaaaaattgacagatcgtcagcctgtgcaataataaaataaaacctaattgccagttaaaatgactaaaacccaattccaagtactggagcagggactctaggtgtgcaatgggttacttgattcaccctgttcccgaagagtttgcttgatccgatatacccgaatggaatggttatttcttttcacaaataattatgaatttgtagaCAGGGCAGGTAGGGTCGTATCCACAGAGACTGGGTATATTTGTTTCTTAAGAGATCCACAGTAACGCAGGGGGTGATTTTATAGGAACGatgacaatcaaataaattcaaataagaaaataaaaataaataactaactagAATTTAAATAACAATCCACTGAGCTTAaagcaacaaaaataaaagatcccaattaattaaaacaaggaaacaataaaataaagtaggCAATTAGAAGTCAAATGGCAACTCACTAAAATCAAGATAATATTAATTAAAGATCTAGCCAaagaataacttcagcaatgattcacctaattgatcatcgatgcaaaggcaattccaattatttactaataaataggttagaactgccaaacaagcgatggcagtcaacccctccttactgtgtcggtgatcaaggtacgcccgttaatcactgctctaattgagaaataatcctaggtacgcccgtaagatttaatttcccaattgccttacgtattagaggagccctattctaaccaaataacgcactaccagggttatctTAAATTAGCCCacgtatccccctgacacgaatctaatcgtgccagttgtcactattttgaggtaattaaacaattacggatttaataccccaattgacaatagattacccaatcaattaattagCCGAATTCGAGACAACCAATTAATTAAGCAATCATAAGCATAGCAATCAGGGAATAtgtgaataccaataaataaaagaaaaagattaaattaaatcgatctcacaagtTTAGGCGAATCAAGACCTCCGTTGTCCCTTGGCTAGAATTGGGAATTTAGCTCATAATTGATGAACTAAATCCACGGGAAATTGAAAAGGAAACAGCGGCCATTGTCCGTTGAAATGTTGGAAGTTGCAATACGTCGAACAGTAAGAATGCAATTGAAAGTCTCCCGCAGCAAGTGAATCTATTTAGTGTTCCAAGCATTCGTGTAGCAAAACCACTCCAGCGGTACAAGGCGGAAAAGTCAAACACAGTAGGCTATCAATCTCTGCTCCTGACATGCGTGGAGCCAAATGcaagtgaaaaaaaaactaCAGCAAGAATGAAGTGCAAAGCTAATGCTCCTCACAATCTTCCTACGTAAGAAGAAAACTAGCTAACAAGTACTAAGAAGCAAAAGTCAACAATTGCGGCCAACTACAAGACGAAAAAGAACTAAGAATCAAAGCTAGCCGCCTCCTTCTctccattttttcttctttttattgcGGCCGGCCCTCAGAAGCAAAAGCCAACCCTCCAGTCGTCATTCCTTTgcgaaaattaccaaaatgggcTTGACACCTTCTGTTCCAAAAGTGCCACTCGGACAAGCTCTCCCCTCTGGATTCCTTTTCTGCTCAATTCCCACCTGTTATCCTATTtccgttctactccctgaaataagtgcaaaatactaaaaatgagtagaatccagcaattaatTCACATCcagtcaggtaataggggaatttaattataaaataaaagagaaatttACACCCTATCAGAATCACAATTTTAAACAGAGTGAGATGACTTTAGCAATAACAACTTAAAATCCACAGAAGCAGAGCACGTAAAATAAACAAAACTAGACTGCTAGTTGTTCTAAACGTTGATAGGCTATTTGTAGGAAATGCAGGCCAAAAGTTATTGAGGTCTAGCCATATAGATGGTGCTGAAGAAGCTTCAAAATTCTAACCTCTGTTCGTGAAGCTATTCTTCTATCAATCCTACAAAAACAAAGCATATAACAGAATATGAACAGAGATACAGTAAAACATCAAAGCACGAAACAGAACAGGTGCTTGGGGTCATTCTAATTGATAGTTACAAGAGTATTACTATTATGTTGTAAGGAGTAAATGAAGAGCACCAATATTTTGGACCTAATAAGAAATGCTAATGCCGCAGCTTTGAAAGATAATAAATAGGACGATAAAAAGGGAGAAgagaaaattgtgaaaataaccACGAAAGGGAGACTTTTTTAGGTTTTCTCACGAGAAGGTTAATCGGTGAAGAGAAGGGGAGATTGATTGTAAAGCAAATTAAGAAAGAGGTTATTGAAGGCAATCTTACATGATTCAATTTGATCTGAAGATCAACTGTTAACCACGTATGACTAGGTATTGAATGTGAGAAACTTTGGACCACTGGGAGTCGGGGCCGCTGCTCTCAGGAGTGCATCTTTCTTTTAACATAGGAGAACCATAAACCTCCAGATCTTTTAGTTTGGTGAGACTTCTGATGGCATCCTCAGAGGGTAAATGTCGAAGTTCTttgaaatcatataaatatagTTCTTCAAGAGCAGCGAAGTTTCCGAACCAATCTGGCAGAGCTTTTATACCTCCAAAGTCCCATAGACATAGTGACGTCAGAGTGGTCAAGTATTGGATCTGATGTGGTAGGGACTCCATGTGTGGCAACCCATATAATTCTAATTTACGGAGTGCGGATGAGGAAGAGGATATCAATCCAGACCAATCAAACTCATtgtaaattgaagaattttcatGATCATCACCATCATCTGAGAAGGGACCAATTTCAAGCTCCCTTAAACTGGTTAGGAAACCAAATCCTTTGGGCGTCATGCTTGTTTTCAGTTTGGGACACACCCATAATTTCAACTTCAAGAGAGAAGGTGTTTGTTGCAAATCAAGCGGAAAGGAGAAAAGATTGAAGCACCAACTCACCCGAAGCTTCTGGAGAGAGGCACAAGAGTGTAGCATGTCACCTGGCAGATTCGTCAACCCATCGCAACAAAAAATCACCAGCTCTTTAAGAGACGTAAAGTTTTGCAGGGGAAGGAGTTCTCTGCATCTGTGGCAGAAATTAAATGCCAAACTCGTTAACTTGGGGAGTGTTGTTGCAAACTCAGGGAGTGTTGTTGTTGTTGGCAAATCCATTAACCATCGAGGAAATTGATCGCccataaaattccaaattacCAACTCCTCCAAATTTGGGTGGGGTCGAAGGCCATCTAACACATCTTCGTCGTTGTAGTCGTCGCCTTCTCGATCGTAGGCCCACTCAAGTACCAACCCAAATAGATTTGCCTTTTCAGATAGTTTTGCTTCCTCAGCTTCTTTCTTAACCTTTACTAGTTCCAGATTGCGTATCCTCAATTTGCCTTTGAGGTTCTTCAAGCTTCCAAGCTCTCCAATTCGTCGACCCTTCTCTCGACCCACTTTAAAGAACTCTAGCGTCTGAAGGCAAGTCAGCCGTCCCATCTCTAGCGGCATTTGAAATtctttataattattattataatggAGATGTCTCAAGCTAATCAAATTGCACATCCCCTTCGGAAGAACTTTAACATCTGAATAACTTAGCATCAATGTCTGCAGATTGTAAAGCTTGCAAAGGGAGTCTGGCAAAATACTGATTGCAGACCGCTCAAGGTTAACGTACCGCAAATGTATCAGTTTGCCAATTGAGACTGGTAGCTCTCGAGTTCTTGCACGAGACAAATTCAAAACATACAAGTTCTTCAACTTCATTAACATATCACCAGATAAGTCACCTTTTACAAACAATGTATGAAGCGAAGTTGATAGACTCTCCAAAATTTTTTCTCTGTCTTCTCCACCACCAAATGAGTCTGTTGCAAGGTAACGAATCTGATCACCATTGTCTACTGTATGTGTATCCCTATCAATAATGACTTTGGTAGACTTTGACATTGACTCGGCAAGGTCGTGCACCAGATCATGCATCTTATAACATGTTCCCTgataatttcttgtttcttccaACAACGAACTCTGCAATAAAATTCTCAAATAATTCATTCCAATTTCCTCCATCATCATTTGGCTGTTGAGATCTGCTTGGAGGAAACCTTCTGCCATCCAAAGTTCAATTAGCATATCTCCTTCCATCTCAGTATCCTTAGGAAATATAGAACAATATGCAAAACATTTCTTAATGTATGGAGATGGCAAATTATCAAAACTAAACTTAAGTATTTGCATCACATGATCTCCACCTGTACTCAAACTCAAAAGCCTAttcttcaaaattgattgcCACTCCTCTTTTCTCTTTAAAGATAATAGACCTCCAATTACACTTGCAGCCAATGGTAGACCATCACATCTTTTGATTACTCTCTTTTTAATTGCTTTTAGTTCATCAGTTTCTTCTTCCCCT encodes:
- the LOC113760390 gene encoding putative disease resistance protein RGA3 — translated: MADPVISATIQVALETAVSLATDRIGMLVGFKKDVASMTRTLRWINAFLADAEERQQHQDRVVQEWLKSLEEVAYEADNVLDELHYESLRQQVESRNRHKLKVCCFFSFSNINLAFRWRMASKVRDIKLKLNGIYQDAHGLGLVSREVLTAALPAAPAVGDTRNRQTDSVVAPIIGRADDESNIVKILLSPSKKVVSVLPIIGMGGLGKTTLAKSIYNKQQIDAHFNKKIWVCVSKKVPIVELFKLILVQLTGEKVEVDDRNVVVGKIGNQLGGKRYFLVLDDVWDDDEALWDDFFTTLKGLNPTNGSWCLVTTRLRMMENEAYPLRKLPDDHCWSILKEKVVGGEEETDELKAIKKRVIKRCDGLPLAASVIGGLLSLKRKEEWQSILKNRLLSLSTGGDHVMQILKFSFDNLPSPYIKKCFAYCSIFPKDTEMEGDMLIELWMAEGFLQADLNSQMMMEEIGMNYLRILLQSSLLEETRNYQGTCYKMHDLVHDLAESMSKSTKVIIDRDTHTVDNGDQIRYLATDSFGGGEDREKILESLSTSLHTLFVKGDLSGDMLMKLKNLYVLNLSRARTRELPVSIGKLIHLRYVNLERSAISILPDSLCKLYNLQTLMLSYSDVKVLPKGMCNLISLRHLHYNNNYKEFQMPLEMGRLTCLQTLEFFKVGREKGRRIGELGSLKNLKGKLRIRNLELVKVKKEAEEAKLSEKANLFGLVLEWAYDREGDDYNDEDVLDGLRPHPNLEELVIWNFMGDQFPRWLMDLPTTTTLPEFATTLPKLTSLAFNFCHRCRELLPLQNFTSLKELVIFCCDGLTNLPGDMLHSCASLQKLRVSWCFNLFSFPLDLQQTPSLLKLKLWVCPKLKTSMTPKGFGFLTSLRELEIGPFSDDGDDHENSSIYNEFDWSGLISSSSSALRKLELYGLPHMESLPHQIQYLTTLTSLCLWDFGGIKALPDWFGNFAALEELYLYDFKELRHLPSEDAIRSLTKLKDLEVYGSPMLKERCTPESSGPDSQWSKVSHIQYLVIRG